One window of Chloroflexus aggregans DSM 9485 genomic DNA carries:
- a CDS encoding cell division protein FtsZ gives MQSSDPPIHPRSPITIKLIGIGGCGGNLVSTLTFLPDQVEVIVANTDRQDLAGRVHVPTRVLLGPQVTAGKGTGGHPSVGAAAAQESEPVLAQVLTGADLVVIVAGMGGGTGTGAAPVVARLARQLGALTLAFVTMPFHVEKGQRSRVAEAGLVELSKVADAVVVVSNQKVLNFVDPRETLTKALTYSNIILGAAMRGVIEQLSSPSLMQLDFSHIVQTLRNAGLTMLGIGSATGGDAVQRAMKYALQCDLLEGNLTKARRVFLSIIGGSRLGLHDVDRAIAQLHQTIANDIDLAIGVVVSPYQPQPERVQITLIASEVASFRQRQYTVSASLPVNPPSPPAVLTDDLPPFLKLSCRGSL, from the coding sequence ATGCAATCGTCTGATCCGCCAATCCACCCGCGCTCACCCATCACGATAAAGCTCATTGGTATTGGTGGTTGTGGTGGGAATCTGGTGAGTACACTCACCTTTCTACCCGATCAGGTGGAGGTGATTGTTGCCAATACCGATCGGCAAGATCTGGCCGGGCGTGTCCATGTTCCAACCCGAGTATTGCTCGGTCCACAAGTGACTGCCGGAAAAGGCACCGGCGGCCATCCATCGGTTGGAGCGGCCGCTGCGCAAGAAAGTGAACCGGTGTTGGCACAAGTCCTTACCGGTGCCGATCTGGTCGTGATCGTTGCCGGTATGGGGGGTGGTACCGGTACCGGTGCTGCGCCGGTTGTCGCTCGTCTTGCGCGTCAGTTGGGTGCGCTGACCTTAGCATTTGTGACAATGCCGTTTCACGTTGAGAAGGGGCAGCGTAGCCGCGTGGCCGAAGCAGGATTGGTCGAGCTAAGTAAGGTTGCCGATGCGGTAGTCGTGGTCTCAAATCAGAAGGTGCTCAATTTTGTCGATCCACGTGAAACCTTAACCAAAGCGCTGACCTACAGCAACATCATCTTAGGTGCGGCAATGAGAGGGGTGATTGAGCAGCTCTCGTCGCCGTCGCTGATGCAGCTTGATTTTTCTCATATCGTCCAAACCCTGCGCAATGCCGGCCTGACGATGCTCGGTATTGGGAGTGCTACCGGTGGCGATGCAGTACAACGTGCGATGAAGTATGCGCTCCAATGCGATTTGTTAGAAGGCAACTTGACCAAGGCTCGACGTGTCTTTCTCTCAATTATTGGCGGTAGTCGTTTAGGTTTGCACGATGTCGATCGCGCGATTGCCCAGCTTCATCAAACCATTGCCAACGATATCGATTTGGCTATCGGTGTTGTTGTGTCTCCCTACCAACCACAACCCGAACGGGTGCAGATCACACTGATTGCGAGTGAAGTGGCTTCATTTCGCCAACGGCAGTACACCGTCTCGGCATCCTTGCCTGTCAATCCACCATCGCCACCTGCAGTCTTAACCGACGATCTGCCGCCGTTTCTGAAATTATCTTGTCGAGGGAGCCTATGA
- the lspA gene encoding signal peptidase II translates to MKLLQARWITPLLVAALVIGLDQASKRWIIDTLGPTPMTRFIPLIGEDIRLAYSHNTGIAFSLFQGKSDILTVVAFVIMSGAIYLYVTQLPNRRKLVQVAMGLILGGALGNVIDRIRLGYVVDFIQVGWFPIFNLADSAITVGAALLMLQYALDEIALRRLRQAMMSQ, encoded by the coding sequence GTGAAGCTCTTACAGGCACGCTGGATCACACCGTTGCTCGTGGCGGCGTTGGTAATTGGGCTGGATCAGGCTTCCAAGCGCTGGATTATCGACACGCTTGGTCCAACGCCGATGACGCGCTTTATTCCGCTGATCGGTGAGGATATCCGGCTGGCGTATTCGCATAATACCGGTATCGCGTTTAGCCTATTCCAAGGCAAATCGGATATCCTGACGGTTGTTGCGTTTGTGATTATGAGCGGCGCGATTTATCTCTACGTAACCCAACTCCCGAACCGACGTAAACTGGTGCAAGTCGCGATGGGGCTGATTCTCGGTGGAGCACTTGGTAATGTGATCGATCGCATTCGTTTGGGATACGTCGTCGATTTTATCCAGGTAGGCTGGTTCCCGATCTTTAATCTAGCCGATAGTGCGATTACCGTCGGCGCGGCCCTATTGATGTTGCAATATGCACTTGATGAAATCGCGTTGCGTCGGTTACGCCAGGCGATGATGTCACAATAA
- the rsmA gene encoding 16S rRNA (adenine(1518)-N(6)/adenine(1519)-N(6))-dimethyltransferase RsmA encodes MNPYLNPQRIRAALRALNLRPTRGMGQNFLLDGSVLATIVAEAALVPADTVIEVGPGLGVLTWELLPRAGRVICVELDRRLADRLAAEFSGRSNLHLVQGDVLTIAPADLLARAAATPPYKLVANIPYAITAPLLRHFLEATPPPDLSVLLVQWEVAQRICAGPGDYSVLAHAIQFYAEPSIVAHVPASSFFPAPAVDSAILRLQRRLQPPVTVPDVNMLFRLIKAGFLHARKQLGNALPGGLAALGVTIPREQIMTALHKIGIDPQRRAETVTLAEWANLLAALSESGV; translated from the coding sequence ATGAACCCCTACCTGAATCCGCAACGCATCCGAGCTGCGTTACGGGCGCTTAATCTGCGTCCAACACGCGGGATGGGTCAGAATTTTTTACTCGATGGGAGTGTTCTCGCTACCATTGTCGCCGAAGCTGCGCTCGTGCCAGCCGATACCGTGATCGAAGTCGGTCCAGGCTTGGGCGTGCTAACTTGGGAATTATTGCCACGGGCAGGACGGGTCATTTGTGTTGAGCTGGATCGCCGTTTGGCCGATCGCCTCGCCGCCGAGTTTAGCGGTCGTTCCAACCTTCATCTGGTGCAGGGCGATGTGCTCACTATCGCGCCCGCCGATTTGCTCGCCCGCGCCGCCGCAACGCCACCCTATAAGTTGGTCGCGAACATCCCCTATGCCATCACAGCTCCGTTACTACGCCATTTTCTCGAAGCGACGCCCCCCCCTGATCTGAGTGTGCTGTTGGTGCAGTGGGAGGTTGCACAGCGTATCTGTGCCGGTCCCGGCGATTATAGTGTGCTGGCCCACGCTATTCAATTCTACGCCGAACCCTCGATTGTGGCTCACGTACCGGCCAGTAGTTTCTTCCCTGCCCCGGCGGTCGATTCGGCGATCCTCCGTTTGCAACGGCGCCTGCAACCCCCTGTTACCGTGCCTGATGTCAATATGCTGTTTCGCTTGATTAAAGCCGGTTTTCTCCATGCCCGCAAACAATTGGGGAATGCGCTACCCGGTGGTTTAGCAGCGTTGGGTGTGACCATCCCTCGTGAGCAGATTATGACGGCGCTGCATAAGATCGGGATCGATCCGCAACGGCGCGCTGAGACGGTGACTTTAGCCGAATGGGCAAATTTGCTCGCCGCTTTATCCGAATCCGGGGTATAG
- a CDS encoding RluA family pseudouridine synthase — translation MNEVVAIEGLDAEERELIVPSEASGQRIDRFLAASMPDLSRTQVQRLIEQGMVLYAGRPTRASQPLHPGTIIHVTIPPPVPVELMPESIPLDIVYEDADVAVINKPAGMVVHPAPGHPRGTLVNALLARYPDLAISGEVRPGIVHRLDRDTSGLLVIARHDAALRALVEQQQARRMRKIYQALVVGRPPVCGTIDAPIGRDPRDRLRMAVVADGRPARTHYRVIATFGDYSLLEVQLETGRTHQIRVHLRHLGYPIVGDPVYGPRRSHLRLTRQFLHAGQLGFFHPRDGQWREFTAPLPSDLSSVLNAMQ, via the coding sequence ATGAATGAGGTCGTTGCCATTGAAGGGCTTGATGCCGAGGAACGGGAGCTGATCGTACCATCGGAAGCGAGCGGGCAGCGGATCGACCGTTTTCTTGCCGCATCTATGCCCGATTTGTCACGTACACAGGTGCAGCGTCTCATCGAACAGGGTATGGTGTTATACGCCGGTCGGCCAACTCGTGCCAGCCAACCGCTCCATCCCGGTACGATTATTCACGTTACTATCCCGCCGCCGGTGCCGGTTGAATTGATGCCCGAATCTATTCCGCTCGATATAGTGTACGAAGATGCCGATGTGGCCGTAATCAACAAACCGGCTGGCATGGTCGTCCATCCGGCGCCGGGCCATCCCCGTGGTACGCTCGTCAATGCGTTGTTAGCCCGCTACCCAGATCTGGCGATTAGCGGTGAAGTACGACCCGGTATTGTGCATCGCCTCGACCGCGATACCTCCGGTCTGTTGGTGATTGCCCGCCACGATGCCGCGTTACGGGCTTTGGTCGAACAACAGCAGGCTCGTCGCATGCGCAAAATCTATCAGGCGTTGGTCGTTGGTCGCCCACCCGTTTGTGGTACCATCGACGCTCCTATCGGGCGCGATCCGCGTGACCGCTTGCGCATGGCGGTTGTAGCCGACGGCCGCCCGGCTCGCACGCATTATCGGGTTATCGCTACCTTTGGTGACTATAGCCTACTCGAAGTTCAGCTCGAAACCGGGCGTACTCATCAAATTCGGGTTCATTTGCGTCATCTCGGTTACCCGATAGTCGGCGATCCGGTTTATGGGCCGCGCCGGTCTCATCTGCGGTTGACGCGCCAGTTTTTGCATGCCGGCCAGCTCGGTTTCTTTCATCCCCGCGATGGGCAGTGGCGTGAGTTCACAGCACCGTTGCCATCGGATTTGTCGTCAGTTCTCAACGCTATGCAGTGA
- a CDS encoding PPOX class F420-dependent oxidoreductase, translated as MAEQTTPYFAGLHRHEYANLITFRKNGQPVVTPVWFAEHNGKIYIMTTANAGKVKRIRNNPHVEIGPSDRAGKPLGPTVPARARILPPEEVQIAREALDKKYGLMKAMFDFFMNVRGVERAWIEVAPADM; from the coding sequence GTGGCAGAGCAGACAACTCCCTATTTCGCCGGTTTACACCGGCACGAATATGCTAACCTCATTACCTTCCGCAAAAACGGTCAGCCGGTGGTGACGCCGGTTTGGTTCGCCGAGCATAACGGCAAAATCTATATTATGACGACGGCTAATGCCGGTAAGGTTAAGCGGATCCGGAACAACCCCCACGTTGAGATTGGGCCGTCGGATCGGGCCGGCAAGCCGCTGGGACCGACTGTGCCGGCGCGAGCACGGATTTTACCCCCCGAGGAAGTCCAGATCGCTCGTGAAGCACTTGATAAAAAGTACGGTCTCATGAAGGCCATGTTCGATTTCTTTATGAATGTGCGAGGTGTGGAACGGGCGTGGATCGAAGTTGCACCGGCTGATATGTAG
- a CDS encoding DUF2034 domain-containing protein: protein MPSSSRSSTETNLLASLLSILIVFSLFSGLSLWWIISLIVGSLTIVFFIARSLHHARVQRLYRQQLLALSPSEFEQRIALLLEDLGWQNVVVRGGSGDRGVDITAQRDGLRYIIQCKRYTKPVGPNYVRDLVGALQIQQADRAILVTTSTFTDQSRLEARGQALELWDHRILWQRIEEAEQRRLTNQQRRKRSVALPVAFALGLNLVVAGIAFSISGPPVISIDRIGQLVPVGETNGERATSRSLGTNSPTLQSTVPNRPSVTPRPTRTPQPTATPQPTSTPVRPTASVFNGGNVRAAPNLQGTVLDQIHAYETVILLGRSADGVWIRIINPRGQEGWVHRSLLTLDPAIAETLPVITP from the coding sequence ATGCCTTCAAGCTCACGTTCCAGTACAGAAACTAATCTTCTCGCTTCTTTGCTTAGTATCCTCATCGTATTCAGTCTATTCAGCGGGTTGTCGCTCTGGTGGATAATCAGCCTGATAGTTGGTAGTCTCACAATTGTTTTCTTTATTGCCCGCTCGCTGCACCATGCACGTGTGCAACGGTTGTATCGTCAGCAATTGTTAGCATTATCACCGAGCGAATTCGAGCAGCGCATCGCCCTGTTGCTTGAAGATCTAGGGTGGCAGAACGTTGTGGTGCGCGGTGGCAGTGGTGACCGCGGTGTTGATATTACCGCCCAACGAGACGGTTTGCGCTACATTATCCAATGCAAACGGTACACCAAACCGGTCGGACCCAACTACGTGCGCGATCTCGTTGGCGCGCTCCAGATTCAGCAAGCTGACCGAGCCATTTTGGTGACGACCAGCACCTTCACCGATCAATCGCGTCTCGAAGCCCGCGGGCAAGCTCTCGAATTGTGGGATCATCGAATACTGTGGCAACGGATCGAAGAGGCCGAACAGCGACGATTGACCAACCAGCAGCGCCGGAAACGGTCGGTGGCCCTCCCGGTTGCTTTCGCGCTTGGTCTCAACCTCGTGGTTGCCGGCATCGCCTTCAGCATCAGCGGACCGCCGGTCATCAGCATAGACCGCATTGGGCAACTGGTGCCGGTTGGAGAAACGAACGGTGAACGTGCGACGTCCCGGTCGTTGGGCACCAATAGCCCTACACTACAATCAACGGTACCTAACCGTCCTTCGGTCACACCACGTCCCACTCGTACCCCACAACCAACGGCGACGCCACAACCGACCTCCACACCGGTACGACCGACCGCATCGGTTTTTAATGGTGGGAACGTGCGCGCTGCACCTAACCTCCAAGGCACCGTCCTTGATCAAATTCACGCCTATGAAACGGTCATCCTGCTTGGCCGCAGTGCCGATGGGGTATGGATACGGATTATCAACCCGCGCGGCCAAGAGGGTTGGGTCCACCGCAGCCTATTGACCCTTGATCCGGCAATCGCCGAGACACTGCCGGTGATCACACCGTAG
- the mdh gene encoding malate dehydrogenase — MRKKISIIGAGFVGSTTAHWLAAKELGDIVLLDIVEGIPQGKALDLYEASPIEDFDVRVIGTNDYADTANSDVIVVTSGAPRKPGMSREDLIKVNADITRDCISKAAPLSPNAVIIMVNNPLDAMTYLAAEVSGFPKERVMGQAGVLDAARYRTFIAMEAGVSVEDVQAMLMGGHGDEMVPLPRFSTISGIPVSHFIAPDRLAQIIERTRKGGGEIVNLLKTGSAYYAPAAATAQMVEAVLKDKKRVVPVAAYLTGQYGLHDMYFGVPVVLGAGGVEKIIELPLNEEEMALLNASAKAVRATLDTLKSL; from the coding sequence ATGCGCAAGAAGATTAGCATTATCGGGGCCGGATTTGTCGGTTCGACGACGGCGCATTGGCTGGCTGCAAAAGAGTTAGGCGACATTGTGCTGCTCGATATTGTAGAGGGCATACCGCAGGGTAAGGCACTTGATCTGTACGAAGCATCGCCCATTGAGGACTTCGACGTGCGGGTGATCGGTACCAACGATTATGCCGATACCGCGAATTCAGATGTTATTGTGGTGACATCGGGCGCGCCGCGCAAGCCGGGCATGAGCCGTGAGGATCTGATTAAGGTCAACGCCGATATTACCCGTGACTGCATTAGCAAGGCAGCACCCCTCTCGCCCAACGCGGTTATTATCATGGTCAATAATCCGCTTGATGCGATGACCTATCTGGCTGCCGAAGTCAGCGGTTTCCCCAAGGAGCGGGTGATGGGCCAGGCCGGTGTGCTCGATGCAGCGCGCTACCGCACATTTATCGCGATGGAAGCCGGGGTTTCAGTCGAAGATGTACAGGCAATGTTGATGGGTGGTCATGGGGATGAGATGGTACCGTTACCGCGCTTCTCGACCATCAGCGGTATTCCGGTAAGCCACTTTATTGCCCCTGATCGGTTGGCCCAGATCATTGAGCGCACTCGAAAAGGTGGCGGCGAGATCGTTAACCTGCTTAAGACCGGTAGTGCGTACTATGCACCGGCAGCGGCGACAGCACAGATGGTTGAGGCGGTGCTGAAAGATAAGAAGCGGGTGGTGCCGGTAGCGGCGTACTTGACCGGCCAGTATGGCCTGCACGACATGTACTTCGGGGTACCGGTTGTGCTCGGTGCCGGTGGTGTTGAGAAAATTATTGAACTACCGTTGAACGAGGAAGAAATGGCGCTTCTCAACGCTTCGGCCAAGGCCGTGCGAGCAACCCTCGATACGCTCAAATCGCTGTAA
- a CDS encoding LLM class F420-dependent oxidoreductase, with protein sequence MARFRVGVQLHPQHTTWESYRNAVRYAEEIGCDTIWNWDHFFPLYGPPDGAHFEGWTLLTAMAVITQRAEVGCLVTCNSYRNPALLSNMAKTVDHISGGRLILGIGAGWFERDYTTYGYEFGTAADRLRALRAALPIIKERWASDQPPPLRRIPILIGGGGEKVTLRITAEHADIWHGFGPIENFKRKNEILNQWCMQIGRDPTTIERSVSPRAGEPIEPYLEAGATHIIIGMGEPWNFGPVEELLKLRGD encoded by the coding sequence ATGGCACGTTTTCGGGTAGGCGTTCAACTGCATCCACAACATACAACGTGGGAATCGTACCGCAATGCCGTCCGTTATGCCGAAGAGATCGGATGCGACACCATTTGGAACTGGGATCACTTCTTCCCGCTGTATGGACCACCGGATGGAGCCCATTTTGAAGGTTGGACCCTCTTAACGGCGATGGCGGTGATCACCCAGCGGGCCGAGGTTGGCTGCCTGGTAACGTGCAACAGTTACCGTAATCCGGCGCTGCTGTCGAATATGGCAAAGACCGTTGACCATATCAGTGGTGGACGACTAATTCTGGGAATTGGGGCAGGCTGGTTTGAACGTGATTATACAACGTATGGTTACGAATTCGGCACTGCTGCCGACCGGCTGCGGGCGCTACGGGCGGCATTGCCGATTATTAAGGAGCGCTGGGCAAGCGATCAACCACCACCGCTCCGCCGCATCCCGATCTTGATCGGCGGCGGTGGTGAGAAGGTGACGCTCCGCATCACGGCTGAGCATGCCGATATATGGCACGGATTTGGGCCGATCGAGAACTTTAAGCGAAAGAATGAGATTCTTAATCAGTGGTGTATGCAGATCGGGCGCGATCCGACGACGATTGAACGCAGTGTGTCACCCCGCGCCGGTGAGCCGATTGAGCCGTATCTTGAGGCAGGAGCGACGCATATCATCATTGGTATGGGTGAACCGTGGAACTTCGGACCGGTTGAGGAGTTGCTCAAACTACGCGGCGATTAG
- a CDS encoding gasdermin, protein MILHLCTDDPLVSLVHDLFGANPVRVPDARIRPLSVVVHRRGRSIFRGSLLPLLTDSSPLSVQPSVAQLIDISGRRSRWVSLDLGLNILRGFLYGFGLPMAELTTSIQGATAISFAFPTAMRIAYDVNALGWALAGRVIDRTNPAAAILFEQTPYELLLIDSVLTSRHITITLSGAKGQRLNVDVDALRQMLGDMGVNAGITNNGELDLTLTSPHDLTFAFSCVRLFFNDEGYITTMPPDLDRRVLSSDHGAQVRYTPDRVMLSERPAMVLWDRVR, encoded by the coding sequence ATGATACTTCATCTTTGCACTGATGACCCGCTCGTCTCACTCGTCCATGACCTCTTTGGTGCTAATCCGGTCCGTGTCCCTGATGCCCGCATCCGCCCGCTCTCGGTCGTCGTTCATCGGCGTGGGCGGAGCATCTTTCGTGGTTCACTCTTACCGTTGCTCACCGACTCGAGTCCGCTGAGTGTGCAACCGTCGGTCGCACAATTGATCGACATCAGTGGCCGGCGCTCGCGGTGGGTGAGCCTCGATCTCGGTTTAAACATTCTGCGCGGCTTTCTCTACGGCTTTGGCCTCCCCATGGCCGAATTGACCACCTCTATTCAAGGGGCAACGGCTATCTCCTTCGCGTTTCCCACCGCTATGCGCATCGCGTATGACGTGAACGCACTGGGTTGGGCACTGGCCGGGCGGGTTATCGACCGTACAAATCCGGCAGCCGCGATCTTGTTTGAGCAGACACCTTACGAACTCCTCTTAATTGACTCGGTCTTAACCAGTCGGCATATCACAATCACGCTGAGTGGAGCCAAAGGTCAACGCCTCAATGTCGATGTTGATGCCCTTCGCCAGATGCTCGGTGATATGGGCGTGAACGCCGGTATTACCAACAACGGCGAACTTGACCTCACGCTGACCAGCCCGCACGATTTAACCTTTGCGTTTTCGTGCGTCCGTCTCTTTTTTAACGATGAGGGATATATCACCACCATGCCACCCGATCTCGACCGGCGCGTGCTTAGTAGTGACCATGGCGCGCAGGTTCGCTACACCCCCGATCGGGTGATGTTGAGTGAGCGACCGGCAATGGTGCTGTGGGATCGGGTACGGTAG
- the lspA gene encoding signal peptidase II: MRKRWMLLMFVAVPVVILDQLSKAWLSTVLLRVNRPISLLFDWVQLAYYENTGVAFGLFPDQGGVLSISAGFILLVLALTYQYLLPAESRWVTVATGLVFGGGLSNLFDRLRQGYVVDFIQFGWWPMFNLADSAITLGVAALAFHIIFIGDEPSGIEPEPIDDGLLNELLSRAPESPSPTEPSQRNSELPS; the protein is encoded by the coding sequence ATGCGTAAGCGTTGGATGCTTCTCATGTTTGTGGCTGTGCCGGTTGTGATCCTTGATCAACTAAGTAAAGCTTGGTTGAGCACCGTATTACTGCGCGTCAATCGTCCAATTAGTTTGCTCTTTGATTGGGTGCAACTGGCCTACTACGAAAATACCGGAGTTGCGTTTGGTCTTTTTCCCGATCAGGGTGGTGTTCTCTCGATTAGTGCCGGCTTCATCTTGTTGGTGTTGGCCCTCACTTACCAATACCTGTTACCTGCCGAATCGCGCTGGGTAACGGTGGCTACCGGCTTGGTGTTTGGTGGTGGTCTTTCTAACCTCTTCGACCGCTTACGGCAAGGGTACGTGGTCGATTTTATCCAGTTTGGTTGGTGGCCAATGTTTAATCTGGCCGATAGTGCGATTACCTTAGGCGTGGCGGCCTTGGCATTTCACATCATCTTTATCGGTGATGAGCCGTCTGGTATCGAACCGGAACCGATCGATGACGGGTTGCTGAACGAGTTGCTGAGCCGCGCACCAGAATCCCCATCGCCGACCGAGCCATCGCAACGCAATTCGGAGTTACCGTCATGA
- a CDS encoding MBL fold metallo-hydrolase, translating into MLRYGGNTTCVEVEAEERHIILDAGTGLRLLGDSLQRQHATLHHIDLLITHTHWDHIIGFPFFAPLFDPNLKLDIYGLARTQSSLRTTLAGALSDPLLPLTMDDLRAQINFFEIGAGHCFELGPVQVRTALANHPYRALAYRLETPDGVLTFIPDTGPFHTVLFGEERIEWTGQPTARSQSDLRELAAMKAAIIELAYESDWLIYDAQFTDAQYARFPHWGHSSASQAREIAEEARVRQLILFHHDPHRTDEELDRIVSEQQAMAAPGLLVTAAFEGMELRRSL; encoded by the coding sequence ATGCTACGATACGGAGGGAACACAACGTGCGTTGAGGTTGAGGCCGAAGAGCGCCATATTATCCTCGACGCCGGTACCGGTTTACGCCTACTCGGTGATTCTCTTCAGCGGCAGCATGCAACATTGCATCATATTGATCTCTTGATAACGCACACCCACTGGGATCATATCATAGGTTTTCCTTTTTTTGCGCCTCTCTTCGACCCTAATCTGAAACTCGATATCTACGGCCTCGCCCGTACTCAATCGAGTTTGCGAACGACACTGGCCGGTGCGTTGAGCGACCCACTGTTGCCGCTCACTATGGACGATCTGCGGGCACAGATTAACTTTTTCGAGATCGGTGCCGGTCATTGTTTTGAATTGGGTCCGGTACAGGTGCGAACGGCGCTCGCCAATCACCCGTACCGCGCACTCGCGTATCGGCTAGAGACGCCGGACGGCGTGCTCACCTTCATCCCCGATACCGGCCCGTTTCATACCGTCCTGTTTGGCGAAGAGCGCATTGAGTGGACCGGTCAGCCTACAGCGCGGAGTCAGAGTGATCTACGGGAATTGGCGGCGATGAAAGCAGCGATTATTGAATTGGCTTACGAGTCTGATTGGCTGATCTATGATGCGCAATTCACCGATGCCCAGTATGCCCGCTTTCCCCATTGGGGCCATAGCAGCGCTTCCCAAGCCCGTGAAATCGCCGAGGAAGCACGGGTGCGCCAGTTGATATTGTTTCATCACGATCCCCACCGGACCGATGAGGAACTCGACCGCATCGTGTCTGAACAGCAGGCGATGGCAGCACCGGGGTTGTTGGTAACGGCAGCATTTGAGGGAATGGAATTACGGAGGTCGCTATGA
- a CDS encoding GAF domain-containing sensor histidine kinase → MASSVQSSTSSSSSQRTASAWSPLGGERFYAMARWLMIMLLGAVTQFLSNGNLWPITTNLEPLTLIFLLYAGFALIMTVLTFIPAVAGFVSLSYLFDLAFISLMAFVGGERIVIFFPLYLLPLTYAAIRQPLHIGVLSGALAAVAYMAAFIGWRRLIAPEALMTMLDYVALGLRGLTLAIVPWVTGNLAERQSETNRQRVIQAQQDAERALQEAHAYRDQMRSLYQVALTLGATADYRQVLETLLRESRKIVPYRAGVVLLSSGQPNELYVAFGSNLAPGDLNRSFQMDTGLAAALRATTPQMITSFAQFPALQQIGALRDCTSAALIPLQVGMRAYGLFVVATDQMLRSDQVEMLTALANYAIVALHNAQLIYDLKEEREKLLSREEEVRHQLARDLHDGPAQSMAVITMKAEFIKRLLERDPAQALVELDELSTIAKRTNYEVRTMLFELRPLMLETQGLKVTLEQYLDRLRAKAGDTSIILEAGDIDQLRLGSKVEGALFNMIQESVTNAIKHAKAAHIWVRLRRFNNQMLEVVIEDDGVGFDKMAVLRSYERRGSLGLLNIDERARLVGGRAEIDSTPGKGTRITIFVPIEQ, encoded by the coding sequence ATGGCCAGTTCGGTGCAATCATCAACCTCGTCGTCATCATCGCAACGTACAGCTTCTGCTTGGAGTCCGCTGGGTGGTGAGCGTTTCTACGCAATGGCGCGCTGGCTCATGATAATGTTGCTCGGTGCTGTCACCCAGTTTCTTTCCAATGGGAATCTCTGGCCGATTACCACCAATCTCGAACCGCTAACGCTGATCTTTTTGCTGTATGCCGGCTTTGCCCTGATCATGACCGTCTTGACCTTTATTCCTGCGGTGGCCGGCTTCGTCAGTCTGTCGTATCTCTTCGATCTTGCCTTTATTTCGCTGATGGCTTTTGTGGGTGGTGAACGGATTGTGATCTTTTTTCCGCTCTACCTGCTGCCGCTGACCTACGCCGCAATTCGGCAGCCGCTCCACATCGGTGTGCTTTCTGGCGCTTTGGCCGCTGTGGCATATATGGCCGCGTTCATCGGGTGGCGCCGCCTGATCGCGCCTGAAGCGCTCATGACGATGCTTGATTATGTTGCATTGGGGTTGCGCGGACTAACGTTGGCTATTGTGCCATGGGTGACCGGGAATCTGGCCGAACGGCAAAGCGAGACGAACCGTCAGCGAGTGATACAAGCCCAGCAAGACGCCGAACGAGCGCTGCAAGAAGCACATGCCTATCGCGACCAGATGCGATCACTGTACCAGGTTGCGCTTACGCTTGGTGCTACGGCCGATTATCGGCAGGTGCTTGAGACACTGCTCCGTGAAAGCCGCAAAATTGTGCCCTACCGCGCCGGTGTGGTGCTGCTTTCGTCTGGTCAGCCTAACGAACTCTATGTCGCATTTGGCTCGAATTTGGCACCGGGTGATCTCAACCGTTCGTTTCAGATGGATACCGGGCTGGCCGCTGCTCTCCGCGCTACCACGCCGCAGATGATTACATCGTTTGCCCAATTTCCGGCACTGCAACAGATCGGTGCCTTGCGTGATTGCACATCGGCAGCGCTCATTCCGTTGCAGGTTGGCATGCGAGCGTATGGGCTGTTCGTGGTGGCGACCGATCAGATGCTGCGATCCGATCAGGTCGAGATGCTGACCGCTTTGGCCAATTATGCGATTGTTGCTTTGCATAATGCCCAGTTGATTTACGATTTGAAAGAAGAACGTGAGAAGTTGCTGTCGCGTGAAGAAGAAGTTCGCCATCAGTTGGCCCGCGATTTACACGATGGGCCGGCGCAGTCGATGGCTGTGATTACCATGAAGGCTGAGTTTATCAAACGATTGCTCGAACGCGATCCGGCTCAGGCGTTGGTTGAACTTGATGAGCTGAGCACTATCGCTAAACGGACGAATTACGAGGTGCGCACCATGCTGTTTGAGCTGCGTCCGTTGATGCTCGAAACGCAAGGGCTGAAAGTGACGCTCGAACAGTATCTTGATCGTTTGCGCGCCAAGGCCGGTGATACCTCCATCATCCTCGAAGCCGGTGATATTGACCAGTTGCGGCTCGGCTCGAAGGTTGAAGGTGCGCTCTTCAATATGATCCAAGAATCGGTCACCAATGCGATCAAGCATGCCAAAGCCGCCCATATCTGGGTACGTTTGCGCCGGTTCAATAATCAGATGCTCGAAGTTGTGATCGAAGACGATGGCGTTGGTTTCGATAAAATGGCAGTGCTGCGTTCCTACGAGCGACGTGGGAGTTTGGGCTTGCTCAACATTGATGAACGCGCCCGTCTCGTCGGTGGCCGTGCCGAAATCGATTCCACCCCCGGTAAGGGAACGCGGATTACGATCTTTGTACCGATTGAGCAATGA